The Scytonema hofmannii PCC 7110 genome has a segment encoding these proteins:
- a CDS encoding CHAT domain-containing protein yields the protein MTKNSSGVSQKTILILSANPKDTNILRLDEEVRNIQAAIKRAKNREQFETITSCAVRVEDLRRALLDHQPTIVHFSGHGSGTDGLVLENNSGQMQLVSSESLARLFKLFQNQIECVLLNACYSEVQADAIHQHIDCVIGMNRPIGDTAATEFAVGFYDALGAGSSYDVCFEVGCASIDLEGIPESETPVLKFRPRLPQALDKQIEPQINTEEYFATKQNSPPRNNGGISQSVNGGTVHGGMQAAIGNNNQQTMTTQGATSKQPTKEEVIQMLAEIEQMISSAELPVNTKEEAIMYLGAARIATAKAEPNKALIAINLGGVAEILQNASQNEAKGKTLWEKAKPVLLKVTDWLSQAIALPIL from the coding sequence ATGACTAAAAATTCCAGTGGAGTTTCTCAAAAAACAATTTTAATTTTATCTGCCAATCCCAAAGACACAAATATACTACGTTTAGATGAAGAAGTGCGGAATATCCAAGCTGCAATTAAACGAGCTAAAAATCGAGAACAGTTTGAAACTATCACCTCTTGTGCAGTACGAGTTGAGGACTTACGCCGCGCATTGTTAGATCATCAACCAACAATCGTTCACTTTTCTGGGCATGGCTCAGGAACTGATGGTTTGGTTTTAGAAAATAATTCTGGGCAAATGCAATTGGTAAGCAGTGAATCCTTAGCCCGATTATTTAAGTTATTTCAAAACCAAATTGAGTGTGTTTTACTGAATGCCTGCTACTCAGAAGTACAAGCAGATGCCATTCACCAACATATTGATTGTGTGATAGGTATGAACCGTCCAATTGGAGATACTGCTGCCACCGAATTTGCTGTTGGGTTTTATGATGCATTGGGGGCTGGAAGTTCCTATGATGTTTGTTTTGAAGTCGGTTGTGCTTCAATCGATCTAGAGGGAATTCCAGAGTCCGAAACTCCTGTACTAAAGTTTAGACCGCGTTTACCTCAAGCTTTAGACAAACAGATAGAACCACAAATAAATACAGAGGAATATTTTGCTACGAAACAAAATTCACCACCAAGAAATAACGGTGGAATTTCTCAAAGCGTTAACGGTGGAACTGTTCATGGTGGGATGCAGGCTGCTATTGGTAATAATAATCAACAGACAATGACAACCCAAGGAGCAACTAGTAAACAGCCAACTAAAGAAGAAGTTATCCAGATGCTTGCAGAAATTGAGCAGATGATTAGCAGCGCAGAACTCCCAGTTAATACAAAAGAGGAAGCGATTATGTATTTAGGTGCAGCGAGAATTGCAACTGCGAAAGCAGAACCGAACAAAGCACTGATTGCAATCAATCTTGGAGGTGTAGCTGAAATCTTGCAAAATGCTAGTCAAAACGAAGCAAAGGGTAAGACACTTTGGGAAAAGGCAAAGCCTGTCTTGTTGAAAGTCACTGATTGGTTGAGTCAAGCGATCGCTCTGCCCATTTTATAG
- a CDS encoding effector-associated domain EAD1-containing protein — protein MSPQVYQELVLKMNLVGQQRKRLQEALVSAFPTKASLEQMLSLELNRNLEAIAGGDNLREIVFKLIQTAEAQGWVEDLIRAARESNPGNLLLRDIAQELLKNHQTSSSTISSADSTQQIALQTNPETISQKTAIKILHLVLKPIGSDYAECRYFWDHTNDSQSCQLSLAEIKEAERDYNTRPEDYAKMGQALYNWLDGSERILQQAIDQHRRDGIVLAIAATEGLAHLPWEVLHDGQKFLVERRPVIIPVRWKADSRHLSWENQPENRALNVLFMATSPQGIERVLDFEAEEGRILEATKRIPLSLTVEESGCLKELGYLVKEYEHGYFDVFHLTSHATFKDEKPCFITETELGEPEYSSVEDIADVLQFKLPKLIFLSGCPTGYSWDKSMVSSMAEALLMEGATAVLSWGKKVLDTDATAAATLYENLSAGNKVTEAVAQTYQTLIRKKSRDWHLLRLYVAETLPGALVTPLRTPGRKPAPRPSVATEFLDFEKKVRVATRENFIGRRRQLQNCLRTLKSSNEKIGVLIHGMGGLGKSTIASRLCDRLSGHQKIVCWRQINESSLVNQLADLMKNPEERAALKEGKEELKYRLRDALSKLNQLVLVFDDFEWNLEPRDGRYILKSNVVPIWRALVEAIQKQENISYHHIIITCRYDFESDLLRDFHKQPLEGLRKSDLQKKLKQLEAFHSDKIDKKLIEQALQLADGNPRLLEWLNDEVLSKEDADSKLSQLEASSESWKEKIIWVTEDAPKLKIDSSTERIVSWCLVFEIPVPMSALEAVCESIFGYKEQLERALELGLIEVSPEPDESKRAYRVSRILPHIIPTIKLPEEPKVYLLYRKALNKLYELWGNKKNRSEEQWREIFRLALADKENQERFREQFYRMLKVQYNSEADKALESELRKFRQELSEESLCIQLEEDLQNSSELRWEKADEETVWIFYQVMILNDFFDFRELFRNFPYETLNKINQLWLKYSNGKYGFSVQRKIWVSVNEDIQKYGDRVGWSDLKIKGGKEGYYPIKIYTRNLDVVGGFSRRWRVEFIVGADCI, from the coding sequence ATGAGTCCCCAAGTCTATCAAGAACTTGTCTTAAAAATGAATCTTGTAGGTCAACAGCGTAAACGATTACAAGAAGCTCTAGTGAGTGCTTTTCCAACGAAAGCATCATTAGAGCAAATGCTGTCGCTTGAATTGAATAGGAACTTGGAGGCGATTGCTGGAGGAGATAATCTACGAGAAATTGTCTTTAAATTAATACAAACAGCAGAAGCACAGGGATGGGTTGAAGACCTAATCCGTGCAGCACGTGAGTCGAACCCAGGAAATCTTCTCTTGAGAGATATTGCTCAAGAGTTATTAAAAAATCATCAGACCTCCTCATCGACTATTTCTAGTGCAGATAGTACTCAACAGATAGCACTTCAAACGAATCCAGAGACTATTTCCCAAAAGACAGCGATAAAAATTCTCCACCTCGTCCTCAAACCTATTGGCAGCGATTACGCTGAGTGCCGTTACTTCTGGGATCATACCAACGATTCCCAGTCTTGTCAGCTATCCTTAGCTGAAATCAAGGAAGCAGAAAGAGATTACAACACACGCCCAGAAGATTACGCCAAAATGGGTCAAGCACTTTATAACTGGTTGGATGGGAGCGAGCGCATTCTTCAACAAGCTATCGACCAACATCGCCGTGATGGTATTGTTCTTGCCATTGCTGCAACAGAAGGACTGGCTCATCTACCTTGGGAAGTGCTACATGATGGTCAAAAGTTTTTGGTAGAACGCAGACCTGTCATTATTCCAGTAAGGTGGAAAGCTGATAGCAGACACTTGAGTTGGGAGAATCAACCTGAAAATCGTGCGCTGAATGTCTTGTTTATGGCAACTTCTCCTCAAGGAATAGAACGAGTGTTGGATTTTGAAGCAGAGGAAGGGCGCATTCTAGAGGCAACAAAGCGCATACCTTTATCTTTGACAGTTGAAGAAAGTGGTTGTCTAAAGGAATTAGGTTATTTAGTAAAAGAGTACGAACACGGCTACTTCGATGTCTTTCACCTAACGAGTCATGCAACTTTTAAAGATGAAAAACCCTGCTTCATTACCGAGACAGAATTAGGAGAACCAGAATATAGCAGTGTAGAAGACATTGCTGATGTACTGCAATTTAAACTTCCAAAGTTGATTTTCCTTTCAGGCTGTCCCACTGGATATTCTTGGGACAAAAGTATGGTTTCTTCAATGGCAGAAGCCCTATTGATGGAAGGGGCAACTGCGGTTTTAAGTTGGGGTAAGAAAGTTTTAGATACAGATGCCACCGCAGCAGCAACGTTATATGAAAATTTATCAGCAGGAAATAAAGTTACGGAAGCAGTTGCCCAAACTTACCAAACATTAATTAGAAAAAAATCACGAGATTGGCACTTGTTGAGATTGTATGTTGCTGAAACACTACCAGGAGCATTGGTGACACCGTTGAGGACACCAGGACGCAAACCAGCACCTCGCCCTTCTGTTGCTACTGAGTTTTTAGATTTTGAAAAGAAAGTTAGAGTTGCCACTCGTGAGAACTTTATTGGTCGTCGCCGTCAATTACAAAACTGTTTGCGGACACTCAAGAGTTCTAATGAAAAGATTGGAGTTTTAATTCATGGCATGGGAGGATTGGGAAAAAGTACCATCGCTTCTCGACTATGTGACCGATTATCTGGACATCAAAAAATCGTGTGTTGGCGACAAATTAATGAATCTAGCTTGGTGAATCAGCTAGCAGATTTGATGAAAAATCCAGAAGAACGGGCAGCACTCAAAGAAGGGAAAGAGGAACTAAAATATCGATTGCGAGATGCATTGAGTAAGTTGAACCAATTGGTGTTGGTGTTTGATGACTTTGAATGGAATTTAGAGCCTCGTGATGGAAGGTATATTCTTAAATCTAATGTTGTCCCGATATGGCGTGCTTTAGTAGAAGCAATTCAAAAGCAAGAGAATATTAGCTACCACCATATTATTATTACCTGTCGTTATGATTTTGAATCTGACTTATTGCGAGACTTCCACAAGCAACCGTTAGAGGGATTACGGAAATCCGATCTCCAAAAAAAGCTAAAGCAATTAGAAGCTTTTCATTCTGATAAAATAGATAAGAAGTTAATTGAACAAGCTTTACAACTAGCTGATGGGAATCCTCGGTTGTTGGAATGGTTAAATGATGAGGTGCTGTCAAAGGAGGATGCTGATTCAAAACTTAGTCAATTAGAAGCTAGTTCTGAAAGTTGGAAGGAAAAGATTATTTGGGTAACAGAAGACGCTCCTAAATTAAAAATCGACTCCTCCACTGAGAGAATAGTCAGTTGGTGTTTGGTATTTGAAATACCCGTTCCTATGTCAGCATTAGAAGCAGTTTGTGAATCTATCTTTGGCTACAAAGAACAGTTAGAACGAGCACTTGAATTAGGACTGATAGAAGTGAGTCCTGAGCCAGACGAATCAAAACGGGCTTATCGAGTTTCGCGTATCTTACCCCACATCATACCCACTATCAAATTACCTGAAGAACCAAAAGTATATTTATTGTATCGTAAAGCCTTAAATAAGTTATACGAGTTATGGGGAAATAAGAAAAATAGAAGTGAAGAACAATGGAGAGAAATCTTTCGTTTGGCACTGGCTGACAAAGAAAATCAAGAGCGATTTAGAGAGCAATTTTACAGAATGCTGAAAGTACAATATAATTCAGAAGCCGATAAAGCTTTAGAATCAGAACTTAGAAAATTTCGACAAGAGCTATCAGAAGAAAGCCTATGTATTCAATTAGAAGAAGATTTACAAAATTCAAGCGAATTGAGATGGGAAAAAGCTGATGAGGAAACCGTTTGGATTTTTTATCAGGTAATGATACTAAATGATTTTTTCGATTTTCGGGAGCTATTTAGAAACTTTCCATATGAAACTTTAAACAAAATCAATCAACTATGGCTAAAATATAGTAACGGAAAATATGGTTTCAGCGTTCAAAGAAAGATATGGGTAAGTGTGAATGAAGATATTCAAAAGTACGGAGACAGAGTAGGATGGAGTGATTTGAAGATAAAAGGTGGGAAGGAAGGCTACTACCCTATAAAAATATATACCCGAAACTTAGACGTTGTGGGGGGCTTTAGTAGGAGGTGGAGGGTGGAATTCATAGTTGGGGCTGATTGTATTTAA